Genomic window (Vitis riparia cultivar Riparia Gloire de Montpellier isolate 1030 chromosome 4, EGFV_Vit.rip_1.0, whole genome shotgun sequence):
AAATCAGAGATTCCTCTACAAAAGAAAACACCCGTGAATCTGTGATTCACGAACCCAATCTTTCAACCACAACATCaaatgaaaagaaggaaaaaaaaacaagtttgaaacaAACCTATGACCCTTTCAAAAagcttttaaaaagaaaaaaaaatcaacaaatgatAAGACATGGTTGAAGATTTAGTTACTTGACCTTAAATCTACCATTGCCAGAATGTAGATCTTTGGTGCGTCGTCGGTGTTGTAACGGTGACTGGACGCTAGCAAAGCAACCCTCTTCCCTCCGATTGTGGTTGTGTGGTGTCATGACTGCTACAAACGTGTGACTGTGTGTGGCAGTGTGGGTGTGTTGGGGAAGGTCCGACAGTCTGCAAAATGTGGTGTGTTGGGGAAGATAGCCAACAAATCATGATGTGTTGGGTCCTTGGGAAAGACAAGCcaacaaaaaggaaattgaaGATATATTGTTAAAGGTAAATTTTGATTTACCttatttaaatgtatttaaataggtatatttacatatatttaaattagtAAAATTGGAGAGTATGGTGGACGATTAAATTGGGGAAGGAAATTGAAGATAAATTGGTTaagttaaaatttgatttaccttaattttatttattatttacatgtatTTAAATTGATATAATTACTTATATTTAAATTAGTAAAATTGGGGAGTATGGTGGACAGTTAAATTAGGGAATGAAACTGAAGTTAAATTGGtaaagtttgaatttgatttatttatttacatgtaTTTAAATTGGTAAAATTGGGGAGTATGGTGAAcaattaaattggaaagtaaTGTTTATATGTAATGTTCCGAAATTGTGGAATTGGAAggtaatatttatatgaaattggggtattgataatgataatattaaatatatttatatgtaatctttttatattatgttgagattatatttttaatttattaaattatgtaattttttattttataatattaaattgatttacataTATTTAAATTGGTAAAATTAGGAAATTCTTGTATGCAATGTAAAGTAATGTTTAGACGTAATGTTATGAAATTGGAGAATtcataatgataatattatgatgatattaaatatatttatatgtaatgtttttattttatatagagattatatttttaatttattaaattatgtaatttttttatcttataatattaaattggttcactaaattattgttgtatggtatagaaattatatttcttaatataaaatacatttatatggtatagatattgtatttttaatttatgcttttatcttatttaaaacaatttttttttttcaaataatcataactataaaagtaatgatttaataatacggattgaagggtatgcatttacatggtataaagaaattacatttatatttgaatcaattttacttcattatatcatgtagattttttattttataacattctacaattaaattatagtaagaaatcaataattatcaaaacaaactttttttaaaagaattttttttatatataaaaatattcatttatttaactattatttattttaattaaaaaacatataaataagtggaaaataaaatatggtgaACTTAGGTGAGATTGTGTTTATTGcttttttagtataatttatttttataagttaattTATGTGGACTACAATATGCGACTtcgagttaagaatttgatgcaagagtgaaacaatgaagatttatacaatccaattgatctAAACCATATctttaatgataatgataaattagATAAGTGGATACAAGAATGAGAAGAGCCTATTTTATCAtctgataatttggattggttggataaaggtcTTTCCCCTAatgaagaaggtagagaaacagttcatgaagatgatgatgcCACAAATTGTAAAGTTAGTAGGCGTACAAGTAATGCTACACAAGAAAGAGATATTGATTCCCATCATAAAGGTAAGGCTCCtagaacaattttttcaagttttagtagtgatgatggtgacaatgGGGGCAGTAGACggggtggtggcactagtgGGGGCAATAGAGGAGTTTGTGGCACTGGTGAGGGTACTAAAGGAGATGGCAGCACTAGTGGCAGTTATGTTAATCAAGTAGATCCTGGCATGTCATGGGCATAAGGAGatgaaaattactatgccacacaagatacaGATCATGGATATTGACCAGGGATATGAGAATAAcaaaagcatttggaaagactaactaCATTCCCTAcgatgatgattattctagtggGCATCATTATTATAGATCAAATTATCACTGTATTGATGAGCACTTATAGAATTTGGGTATATGATCAAGGTCGTATTTCAAAGGAgtagatgatagatcatatcacaactttagagaCCATGATAGCTCTTCTAGTccttttagtagaaatgattttgatcGATTTTCAATGATGCATCCAAAGGGATATTCAAATACTAGAACACAAGCTAGTGATTCctatggatatgatcaatcttctagtagcaGTAGCATTGCATATCGAGGTTTTAGATACTATTAATATGGTGTTGATCCCGAACAACCTTCGAAACCATATTTTCctgattatggatcatcaagccaatcatctcaGCCAACATATTcaagttatgaacaactctttcaaccatatcCTCACTATGGGAATTACCATCTCAATTTGTGTACTCATCGTAAGACTAGTGATGATAATTTTGAATCATCTCGtcattcaacatggaattgattattgtattgtatgtttgttagtaaaaatgttattatatttgaaacaaaataattttcttttattagcattatcataaataactttgagcgAATACTTTTATAagtatttaaataatgttaaatgtgagacaattttcttttattaattttttgagcttacttaattgtatatatttttctgatgatttacataatatttttataattttttgaattttctaatgaGTTTATTTTACGTACTGTCCAATACTAAGCCGATACATCGAGACTGATACGCTTGGGGACCCTCTAATTCAATGACCAATACTGTGACTTTGAACCATATCTATAAGAGATAACCTTCAATCAGCACTAGGTTGCTTTCCTACCTACCATTAAAATCAAATCTGCAACCACTTTTTTGGTAGCTTGCGATCAAGGTCAGCAATGGCTGCAGAAGATTGGTTGGATACTTAAAAAGACAATCAACCATATggaacaaaaaggaaagaaacccTTCGGAAGTTTCATGTAGAAGGAGCATATAAGTAGCTCCTCCCCAATTAAAGAGAGGATGGCTCCCCCTTGGGAAAACTCTCTCAAAAACCTAGAAACTCATTTCTGTAACAAGAAACCTCCTTTGAATTCAGAAATggtaaaaccaaaattttcaattatttatgaaGATCTTTGAGCATCTTCATCTAGAGAGTAACAAAGGAAATGCCCTTAGCAACCATAAGCTCcaccaataattttttcttatatatatatatgtacacgTATTTGGCATTTATATTGGAGATCACTTTCTTGTAGGCCAACTTATAGATAGAATATTTCTCCACCCACAACGTCATGTCATCACCTATGCTATTCAAAACTGTTATTAAAAGGTGTTTAAAAAGGAATTTgactttttctttctcatccGGTAGAAGGTTCACTGGTCATTTACGAGGACCAGTTAACCTTGCCAAATCAAGTTCCGGAAATCCTGATTTCTGGTAATGGGAACAGGTGTGGGACTAGGGGATCCAGGGGCCTTaggtttaaaaattattagttcaaataatgatagaaaaaaaaaaatcttatatttaaaaattgttccaATCTAATTTGCAACTATCATGAAGACGTCACTGAAAGGGAGGGAGACCCAAATGCTATCACCTTACAGCTACCCAAATATATAACTGAAACAGACCTGAGGAATCAAGAGAACCATGGCAAGAGAGTAAAGAAGAGGGATGGTGCAGTCCACCTGTGAGGTGTGGATGAGTGAAGGACAACTGTTACACATGCAATAACAAATCAAAAACCCACATCAGCTCTGGAGGAAAAACCAAGGtttaattcttttctttctgcACCAGATCCTGAGAGAAACAAGTAAGGAGTGATTGATCGTTGATGGGTCTGCCCTGGATTTGCAACTGATTAATTGGGTGCTTTGCTCTGGAGTCTGCCTCACTCATTCACCCCTAATCAGGTAACtctttcttcatcttcactcTTGTATTTACTCCTTTTTGCTAGCAaaaataatcaacaaaattaacCCAAATAGATCATAATTCTCCTGGAAATTTTTAGGAAactagtttttttgttttttcttttctttttcaatcctTCAAATCGAATCAAgcccttaatttttcttttcttttttgctttttcctatattttaatttaatcctaatgttttaaaaaataatattaatccTATACTATgctcaaatattaaattactcattttgttgtatgaattttgcatccatttttaaatataaaaaattaacaaaaaaaagtaTCAAACTTCATATATTACTTATATAATTTGATCGGATTGTCTTATAGCTTgatcctatttatttatattttattcttacaTACTCGTGATCTATATTTTAAGGGGAAACAAATATCCCAAGAATCCCAccgttttcaaaaaatttaaagatgaATTGAGACCGTGAAAAGAGTGATCTTTGCGATTTTgttttgcctttttattttttaagactaTTTATGGAAAATGCAAGAGATGTATATGTGATGGGGTCCCTTACCCTTAGCATGTGATGGCTCATCTTTTTGTACTGGAGGATGAGTCATGTGTTTGTGCGCTTGTGGTTTGTCACCGCCACCCCAGGGGAATCTTCGCTTCTGGATGCGCCCAAAATTATACCACTTGCGCAGAACTTGGTCCACAAATCACAAGAAGCAAAACTCCACCTGGTCCCAACATTGATCACATGGGCCATGCTCCTCCATAAATCTGTCCTCTGTCAATGGTGATATCTTACCTAAAgagataagaaaattatttattaattagatataattttttcaaaaatttctcacatatataatttttataagataatACAATAGGGTTATTGATTTATccataaatgaataatttattactATACCGATAAATAAAtacttattaatttataaaaaatattatatttctactatataatatttttttatgtatgatttataaatttaaaaactataaacTTCATAAAAAGTCAATACATAAGAGAGtctaaaagttaaaatataattcCCCATTGCAAAAGATAAAAACActcctaaaaataatatatgtggtGTCAAAATTTAatgcccaaaaaataaaaaggcttTAAATATGTGATAATTCCGAAAATGAATGAAttcataaactcaatattttttatttatttcatcaattattaatttattttttttagacccttaaaaatttataaaaatattattatttcatgcatttaatgatattattaatttagcACACTGACTCAAGTTAaactagaaaattttattattttattaaggtTATTAATTCATCGAAAATTCATTTATCAAcattttactatatttttaaacatgaaAATGTACTtatgataacatttttttaatattttcatgtgtttttaataaataattttctaaaattatttattttctttatataagaatattcaattaaaataatgaaacatTTTCTCAAGACATAAAATCCAATCCAACATACCATGTGAAAGTATAATTCTCCCAAGTTTTTTAATAATGTGTCTTTTATCTTGTCACCACCTTTGGCATTAAAGTAATGGTGCATGTTTAAATATTAGGCCTTAGTTTAAGACGAAATAATTTTGTTGTATAAGGCtacatataatattaaaaagtagtGATTTTGTTTCACAAGCCCAATGataatattacaaaattaaaataggcGTGCTAACCCTATGAAATTAGTGGAACTTCTAAGGAAGAAAAGacttaaaatattatagttATATTAAGGGTAGTCATCATGTGATTTAGATTCGTGTTTATAACCAATTCAAAAACATAgtgaaatttgatttaaattcaTTTGTAATTAAGTCAAGAACAGAGTAAAAttgattggtttttttataatttaaattgattttaagttatattatatttaaattattgtattaaaatttattacttaatttttattttaattattaagattatttaataaaattaatttaaaatttattataaatctttaaattaatatatttattctcataaatagGTAAAAAAAGTCTAATAACAATGGAGATCGTGCaatgataaaagaaattgtaaagataattaagacaaataaaaataaaaaaataaaatgaagatatggatttaagaataaattaattggttttactaattattttttatattaagttttactgttaagttattttatcaaatatatttaatttacttaataacttaaattaaattattaaattatttaataacttaaattaagttattaaattacttaaagttattaaGTTATCAAACACCCACTTAATCCCAATATAAAAACATATCAATAAAAGTTAACTCAACTAAACATTAATCACAATCATGATTTGATTCCCCACTACATCAATAAGAAATGCTTAAAAATTCAGAAAACTATATGATTTCAGAAAAAGCAAAATCAACATCCTCACATGTCACTCATGGGATACATATgtaggagagagagagagagagagagagagagagagagtaggcTCATCTCATAAAGTTGAATGAGCACGGAATCTTAAAGAAAATGACAAGATATCGGCAAATGACCACTACCGTAGTGAAGGCTATTCTTCACAAACTTTGCTtctaattcttttcattttcttgaactttgATTAAATTGGAGTGACGCTGACCAAGTTGGACACGTTTCTTATCAGATTAGCATTAGTCGTGCTCCGCGACTAACATATTTCCTAactcttattatattttttttatataattaaaaatactatattaataacaactaatataattaaattaaatttaatgataataaatttaattaaatatattaattgatattaattaactttttctattcacgTAAAAAACAAGTATCATCTAGTTAAGCATTTTGTATGCTACCCAAAccataaaaaaggaaaaattaccACTTTGTTGGAATGGCAGCCGTGAAATTCCTACTCTAGAGTTGGGCAATTTCATTAGATTCTCACATAAAAGGCCGCTCAATCTCAGATCCAATCCAGCCGAAAAGTAATCATAATTAAGCATTTTGTATGCGTTTGGCAGgcgagaaagagaaagaaagatggAATATTCAGGGCAAAAGTTTGATGTAATTGTGATTGGAGGTGGCGTCATGGGCAGCTCCACCGCCTACCATGTTGCCAAGAGGGGGTACACCACGCTCTTGCTCGAGCAATTCGACTTCTTGCACCACAGGGGATCCTCACACGGCGAGTCCCGAACCATACGCGCAACCTACCCTGAAAACTACTACCTTGGCATGGTCGTGGAGGCTGCAAAACTATGGGAGCAAGTTCAGTCTGAAGTTGGCTATAAGGTCTATTACAAAACCCCACAATTTGACATGGGGCCATCAGATGACAAGAGTCTACGTTGTGTCATTGCCAACTGTGAATCCTATTCCATGCCTTGTCGAGTTCTTGACCCCGCCCAAGTCTCCGACCACTTCTCAGGGAAGATGGCTGTCCCAGATAATTGGATTGGGGTGTTGACTGAGCTAGGTGGTGTGATTAAGCCTACCAAAGCTGTGTCCATGTTCCAAACACTGGCTCTGCAGAATGGTGCTGTTCTTATGGACAACATGGAAGTGAAAGATATAAAAAAGGATGATGGTGGAGGCATTGTGGTACATACTAGCAATGGGGCTAAGTTTTGTGGGAAAAAATGTGTTGTAACTGTTGGGGCTTGGATGAAGAAGTTAGTTAAGACGGTTAGTGGGCCGTTGCTGCCCGTACAGCCCATAGAAACCACCGTTTGTTATTGGAAAATCAAGGATGGGCACCATGGAGAGTTCACAATTGAGAGTGGGTTTCCAACGTTTGCAAGTTACGGGGAGCCTTATATCTATGGCACGCCGTCTTTGGAGTTCCCGGGGTTGATAAAGATCGCAGTGCACGGAGGGCATTCGTGTGATCCAGACAAGAGGACATGGGGTCCTCCGGCGTCGTTGGAATCGTTGAAGCAATGGATTGAAGGGAGATTCTCGGGATTGATCGAGTGTACGGGGCCAGTAGCGATACAATCATGTATGTATTCGATGACCCCGGATGAGGACTTTGTGATCGATTTCTTGGGTGGGGAGTTGGGGAAGGATGTAGCAGTTGCAGGAGGGTTTTCGGGGCATGGATTCAAGATGGCGCCGCTGGTGGGGAGGACACTGGCAGAGATGGTGCTTGACGGGGAGGCAAAGGGTGTGGAGCTAAAGCACTTCAGGCTGGCAAGGTTTGAAGGGAACCCTAAAGGGAATGTTAAAGAGTTCGCAGATCAAGTTAGCCATTGTAAGCATAGGGAGTGATTTGCTTATTCTGTGTccattttccatcttttttcttttgattatgTCACAACTACTACTAGTGTTAGTCATTCAGATAcgtctctctctctatctatctgGCATTCCATCGAATACCTACTGTGGATCGCATTTGCTTTGAATGGAGGGGGTGGTGCCAAGTGCCAACTCAAAAGGTTGGAAATCACGTTGTAGCAGCTTTTTTACAAGGTTGTCAGGATGCGTAGTGATTGTCTGTCTGTCTGTCTTGTCTGTCTGGTTGGAATCCAAGAATCAAATCAGGATCAAGTTTGTACGAAACAAAAAATTCTTATCATGTTAAAAATGTCCAAATCAAAAATATCTGCGCTATAAGCGGGAAATTTTGGGATGGCtcatataagaaataaaacgcATAATTTCATCTTAATGATGAAGGAAGAAAATTCATTAAGCAAAtcagtaattaatttttaggaaatgttaaaaaaaaaatttttaatctttaaaaaataaaagcattttattcattaaaaatacCCAATGCCCAATATATACCATTATCATTTTGAAAGTAAAGCCATTTATGTACCAAATAATCTTCCACAGAGAGAtatcaaaatgaatgaaatagagGAAAGGTAGAAACGTCACTTTGTATTTCACAtaaccaaaaaatcaaaatcacaaaGGCAGTGACACCATTCCTGGAGTTTATCTTTGCACTTGGCttcatctttatttaaaatgaagTATAAAAAGAATCCCAACTCAACTCCATTCCCAGCAATTgcgaaagaaaaataaatatccCATGTGCCTCCTCTCATAATTCTGACATCACCTTATCAAACATGAGGGCAAAATCGTCCTTTCCACATCACCCATGTGATCATACATCCATTTGAAAGCGAACCTGCAAATATGAAGGCTGCATAAAGCTACAAAAAGGTACTGCATTGCTACCAGTGTGTATTAAGGGGAAAAAGAACATCCTTTTAGACTATAGGGAAGCCTTTAACAACAAGAGGAGTGACTTACAACCTCTGGTTTAGTTCCAATTAACAAATGCACTTAATCTATGTCCTCTATAATGGTAACAggcctttttttcttattactgTATGCAACCAAGCAATCTGAGATTCATGGAGATAAAAATGGGAAATCACAGTAGCCTGGTTGagcaaaataataaatcaatctGGAATATCTAGAACAAATGACATCAATGGTTACAGGGGATGAGCTTGATGCCCCAATGCGGGGGCAAAATCATAGTTGCAATCAGAGGCCCATCTTGCTTTCAAACCCGATGATAACCTGCAATCAGGAAAACCATGAGTTGCATATGTAAGAGTGGCTCAGCACACCAGTCTGTGCAGAAGAAATGCTATGTcttctgggttttttttttttttaatgttttcttaattaaaaaaaaaaaaaaaaaactaatagggTAACCATGTCTAATGAAAGAAATTGCAGTCTCAACCAAAACATGACTATCCATGAAACCACTCTAGTATGCAGCATTTCAAGGGAATTAACTTAATCCTTCTCTTGTTCTTGAGATTTCTGTTAGAAATTTCGTTGGCATCCAAAACAATAGTGCTGACATGGTTTAATGACAATAGTTTGGATAATCCTAAGAATGCTCACCAGTCAGAAGATCATTGGATTAGTTGGAGTTATTCTTCAGTACTGAAGATCAActcaagaaaggaagaaaaggaaaatttactAGTCATTATTGACAAGTAGTTGGTTATTTAAGTCTCCGTTAGGATTTGGGAAgtttcttttattgaaaatttctcctaaaaaaatttctatatttataaactttctattatctaaaaattcttatttgaaaacactATAATCTAGAAAgcctttatattaaaaattct
Coding sequences:
- the LOC117913650 gene encoding probable sarcosine oxidase; the protein is MEYSGQKFDVIVIGGGVMGSSTAYHVAKRGYTTLLLEQFDFLHHRGSSHGESRTIRATYPENYYLGMVVEAAKLWEQVQSEVGYKVYYKTPQFDMGPSDDKSLRCVIANCESYSMPCRVLDPAQVSDHFSGKMAVPDNWIGVLTELGGVIKPTKAVSMFQTLALQNGAVLMDNMEVKDIKKDDGGGIVVHTSNGAKFCGKKCVVTVGAWMKKLVKTVSGPLLPVQPIETTVCYWKIKDGHHGEFTIESGFPTFASYGEPYIYGTPSLEFPGLIKIAVHGGHSCDPDKRTWGPPASLESLKQWIEGRFSGLIECTGPVAIQSCMYSMTPDEDFVIDFLGGELGKDVAVAGGFSGHGFKMAPLVGRTLAEMVLDGEAKGVELKHFRLARFEGNPKGNVKEFADQVSHCKHRE